The DNA sequence GGAATGTAAACAAATCCGGGTTGAATCGGTACAAAAGTGCGGTCTTTTTTGGTTCGGGTGCTGCCTTTTGTACCAAATGTTCAGCGCAGATTGTTCCGTTTGTGTATTTCCTGTTGCAATATTAGTGGATTTTAGTAAAGTTGAAAATAAATATTGTGAGAGTCGCTCCGGCCCTGTATAATTAAATGTAAGTTAACGTTTACATGAGTTTGTCAGCTTGGGTTCTTTCCGCAGCACTAAACAGCAATTTTCATATTTTATTTTCATTTACTAGTTTCAACACTATAAGATTGGGGGACACTAATGATACAGAAAAGACAGCCTACTATGAGTGGCGCAGAGGAACTCTACGAGCGATTAAAATTTAGGTTATTGACCGGCTTTGCCCTATTGATGGGCGGTGTGGCCTTCCTGTTCAACAGCCCACGCGAAATTTATGAAGGCAACCTCACCATACTGGCCTCTCCGGCTAATCTTTTTACGGATTACATGGCGTTGACGAATGTCGGCGCGGCCTTGTTCAACGTTGCCTTGATGACTTTGCAGGCTCTCTGGATTGTCCGGATGGCGGATGCCAAGATTAACGGTCCGGTCATAGCCGGCATTTTGACAATTGCGGGATTCGCTTTTTTTGGCAAGAACTTATTCAATTCCATGCCAATCAGCATCGGTGCCTTCACTTATGCAAGAGTCACAAAAGTACCGATGCACAAATCATTGCTGGCCGCCCTTTTCGGAACCGCCTTGGCACCACTGGTCAGTGAACTCTCCTTCAGCCTAGGCATCGGTCAACCCTATGGTGTGCTTCTTGGGCTGGGCGCCGGTTTCATTTCCGGCTTCCTGATCCCCCCCTTGGCGCATCATTTCGTTACCTTCACAAGAGGATTCAGCCTCTATAACGTCGGCTTCACCTGCGGCATCATCGGAACGGTCTTCATCTCTTTGATGCGCAACTTCGGCTTCGAGATCAAAACAGCAAATATCCTTGCCAGCGGCTACAATGGCCCATTTTCAGTGCTGCTCTTTTCATTGTTCAGTGGCATGTTCCTGATTGGCTTGTGGCTCAACGGATGGAGCTTCAAGGGGTTGAAGCGAATCATGCGCCATTCGGGCCAATTGTCTACTGATTACCTGGAGCTTGGCGGTTTGGGTGCGACGCTCATCAACATGTCTTTTCTTGGATTCCTGTCTACGACTTACATTCTTTTGATGGGGGGAGAAATCAACGGTCCCGTTTTGGGAGGAATCTTCACAGTCATAGGTTTTGGAGCCTTCGGGAAAAACGTCAAGAATGTCCTGCCGATCCTGATTGGGGTCACTCTGATGGGCCGACTCAACTATCAGGACAATCAGTCAACCATCGTGCTGATTTCGGCACTGTTCGGTACAACCTTGGCACCTTTGGCCGGTCGCTACGGGAACATAGCGGGCATCATCGCCGGAGTCATGCATCTGACGTTGGTCATGAATATCGGCTATCTCCATGGCGGCGTCAACCTCTACAATAATGGCTTTTCGGGCGGACTTGTCGCTTCGATATTGGTTCCAATCCTGGAAGCATTTCACCTTCACCGGGCCAACCAACGGGCTTTGCGTGGGCCAGTCGATCCGGCTGATGAAGTAGAAGTGGAACACCTTAAGTAGCATAAATATTCAACCAGTTTTTTAGAAGTTCAAAAAGAGATGCCTAACGAAAGGATTTTACTTCCTTCATTAGGCATCTCTTTTTTAGATGAACAGACGGATCGCAGCAATCGCGGTCATGATCATGATGATGCGTTTGTACCACACTTCGTTTATCTTCCTGACGAAAGTGATTCCCACCCAACTGCCGAATGCGATGAACGGAATCATCAGCAGCATGTACCGGAGTGTTCCCCAGGTGACGGTGCCCCACATGAAGATATGGAAAGGCAATTTCACAATGTTCATCAACAGGAAGAACCAGGCAGTTGTTCCGATCATCTTATTCTTGGAGATGTCTTGCGACAGCAAATAGACGTTGAAAATTGGCCCCGCCGCATTCCCGACCATCGATGAAAAACCGCTGACAGCCCCAACCATCCAGTGGAAGATTGGATTTTTCGGAAGCTGTAAAACTCTTTTGGTCACCTCTCTGTAGACCAACAGCCCCAAGCAAATCAACACGACGATACCCAATAAAGCTTTAAACTGCTTGTCATCGAGATAATTGCCTGTGATGGCTCCTATGGCGATACCAATTACGGCTGCGGGCAACAATTTCAGGACGTCACTGAATTTACCTTGTTTGCCGTACTGAAAGATGGCGATAAGATCCCCTAGCATCAGCATCGGCAACATAATGCCGGCTGACGCCTTACCTCCGAACAAAACCGCAACGAGTGCCACTGCCGGTATTGTCGCACCTTGTATGCCTGTTTTCGAAAAACCGATGATGATCGCGGCAATGATCAACATTACCCATTCAATCCCGTTCAAACCCAACATTCTGTAACCCCCCCTCCAACGATTCTTTCATTTTACCGATTATCCCCAAAAATGACAATGACTCAGAGACCACAATCCAGAAAACGCTTAATCACCTCGGTTACTAGAAAAAAGTACGTGTGAATTGGGTTTGGCGGTCATCCAAACCTCGCAATCAACAACAAAAAGTGTTAAAATGTAACCAAAGACTTATGACCACAATGACTGTTCCCTCCACCATCGCTCTTCAACGAGCCCACTTGCTTCATAACCATTTTTGTAACCGCCTTCACCGCTGCGCTTCTAACGACTTTGCAAGATATTCCCACATCCGATAGACTTTCTGAAACGTGTTCGCCCCTGCTTCAGGATGGCCTTTCCTTGTGTATTTTTCAGATCCATCACCTTTCTTGCGCCCAAAACTCAAAAAAAATCTGTAAAGGGTGTGACACACCATGATCGTCAACCGTAACACAATCAGGGAACAGAACGAAACCATCGTTTTGACAGCAATCATCAATCATCCCAATACCTCAAGAGCGGCCATCTCTCATGATTC is a window from the Trichococcus shcherbakoviae genome containing:
- a CDS encoding DUF1576 domain-containing protein, whose product is MIQKRQPTMSGAEELYERLKFRLLTGFALLMGGVAFLFNSPREIYEGNLTILASPANLFTDYMALTNVGAALFNVALMTLQALWIVRMADAKINGPVIAGILTIAGFAFFGKNLFNSMPISIGAFTYARVTKVPMHKSLLAALFGTALAPLVSELSFSLGIGQPYGVLLGLGAGFISGFLIPPLAHHFVTFTRGFSLYNVGFTCGIIGTVFISLMRNFGFEIKTANILASGYNGPFSVLLFSLFSGMFLIGLWLNGWSFKGLKRIMRHSGQLSTDYLELGGLGATLINMSFLGFLSTTYILLMGGEINGPVLGGIFTVIGFGAFGKNVKNVLPILIGVTLMGRLNYQDNQSTIVLISALFGTTLAPLAGRYGNIAGIIAGVMHLTLVMNIGYLHGGVNLYNNGFSGGLVASILVPILEAFHLHRANQRALRGPVDPADEVEVEHLK
- a CDS encoding sulfite exporter TauE/SafE family protein, coding for MLGLNGIEWVMLIIAAIIIGFSKTGIQGATIPAVALVAVLFGGKASAGIMLPMLMLGDLIAIFQYGKQGKFSDVLKLLPAAVIGIAIGAITGNYLDDKQFKALLGIVVLICLGLLVYREVTKRVLQLPKNPIFHWMVGAVSGFSSMVGNAAGPIFNVYLLSQDISKNKMIGTTAWFFLLMNIVKLPFHIFMWGTVTWGTLRYMLLMIPFIAFGSWVGITFVRKINEVWYKRIIMIMTAIAAIRLFI